A genome region from Myroides fluvii includes the following:
- a CDS encoding BadF/BadG/BcrA/BcrD ATPase family protein produces the protein MKIIVDSGSTKADWIFFDQDNKVLTSVTSLGLNPEVITLEEFHTRVNTVPDIVKNKDKVTQLYFYGSGCGSNRSKTTVRDFFTSYFVNCQSMNVHEDTYAAVYATVGRGEQGIVCINGTGSNVSYYDGEIMHQKVQSLGYMAMDDCSGSALGRLMIKALFLNYMPEELAKKFTQKYDLDADVVKYNFYKKENPNAYLASFLPFLIEHKEHPFFQTMIQEQVVFFVEHYIKSHPESSSVPVHFVGSVAYFLQDEFKAVLQKNNIAIGKIIQKPLDGLIDYHK, from the coding sequence ATGAAAATAATCGTCGATAGCGGTTCTACAAAAGCAGATTGGATCTTTTTTGATCAAGATAATAAAGTACTAACTTCGGTGACAAGCCTTGGGCTTAATCCCGAAGTTATTACGTTAGAGGAGTTTCATACACGTGTAAATACTGTGCCTGATATTGTTAAAAACAAGGATAAGGTCACACAATTGTATTTTTATGGTTCGGGATGCGGATCAAACCGAAGTAAAACGACTGTTCGGGATTTTTTCACCTCTTATTTTGTTAATTGTCAGTCAATGAATGTGCATGAGGATACCTATGCTGCGGTTTATGCAACGGTAGGGAGGGGTGAACAAGGCATCGTTTGCATTAACGGAACAGGTTCTAATGTGTCGTATTATGATGGAGAAATTATGCATCAAAAAGTGCAATCCTTAGGTTATATGGCCATGGATGATTGTAGTGGTAGCGCCTTGGGTAGATTGATGATCAAAGCTTTGTTTCTCAATTATATGCCAGAAGAATTGGCAAAGAAATTCACACAAAAGTATGATCTAGATGCAGATGTAGTAAAGTATAATTTTTATAAAAAAGAAAATCCGAACGCCTATCTAGCTTCTTTTTTGCCCTTTTTAATAGAGCATAAAGAACATCCTTTTTTTCAAACCATGATTCAAGAGCAAGTGGTGTTTTTTGTAGAACACTACATCAAAAGTCATCCAGAATCGAGTAGTGTTCCTGTGCATTTTGTCGGATCAGTCGCTTATTTTTTACAAGATGAGTTTAAGGCGGTTTTGCAAAAGAATAACATTGCGATTGGAAAGATTATTCAAAAACCACTGGATGGATTAATCGATTATCACAAATAA
- a CDS encoding RidA family protein, with protein sequence MKKTIINADQAPKPIGPYNHAVLVGDLLFISGQIPFNQATETLVTTGIEEEAKQVMANLNAILTEAGMTFENVVKSTIFLTDMNDFAKVNEIYGSFFQAETAPARECVQVVKLPRNVNVEISMIATK encoded by the coding sequence ATGAAAAAAACAATCATAAACGCTGATCAAGCACCTAAACCTATTGGCCCATACAACCACGCTGTATTAGTAGGTGATTTACTTTTCATTTCTGGTCAAATTCCCTTTAACCAAGCCACTGAAACTTTAGTTACAACAGGCATTGAAGAGGAAGCTAAACAAGTAATGGCAAATTTAAACGCCATTCTAACAGAAGCGGGAATGACGTTTGAAAACGTTGTAAAATCAACTATTTTCTTAACAGATATGAATGATTTTGCCAAGGTAAATGAAATCTATGGTAGCTTTTTCCAAGCAGAAACAGCACCTGCAAGAGAGTGCGTTCAGGTAGTCAAATTACCGCGTAATGTAAACGTTGAAATTTCAATGATTGCTACAAAATAA
- a CDS encoding N-acetylmuramoyl-L-alanine amidase family protein has translation MNNRVAKLLLVFSFLCITVATLGQNKKFKVVLDPGHGGKDSGTNHLNNVEKDIVLAVALETGKILEKNKDIEVIYTRDKDVFVEVKQRSVIANDKAGNVFVSIHCNGVDGNAAYGTETYVMGLSKNKSNLDVAKKENSVIMMEDDYKTKYAGFDPKAPESIIGLMLMQEDYVHQSIDLASRVQDGFTYELKRKNRGVKQGPFWVLHGAFMPSILIELGFVSNKDEGAYLSSKKGQRELAESIAKGIIAYKNAYYGGDATVSINPADEAPARTSTTTKTEKSKENTERTAEKTTVKGVVFKVQIAASSRVLELKAKNFNGLSNVTMEKAGKVNKYFYGQTSDYNEAKKRLEEAKVKGHSSSFIVAYKDGKSISVEEALK, from the coding sequence ATGAACAATAGAGTTGCTAAATTGCTGTTAGTTTTTTCATTCCTATGTATTACAGTTGCTACATTAGGTCAAAATAAAAAATTTAAAGTAGTATTGGATCCAGGTCATGGAGGAAAGGATTCAGGAACGAATCATTTGAATAATGTGGAGAAGGACATTGTATTAGCTGTTGCTTTAGAAACTGGAAAAATTCTAGAAAAGAACAAAGATATTGAGGTAATCTACACCCGTGATAAAGATGTTTTTGTCGAAGTAAAACAACGATCGGTCATTGCTAATGACAAAGCCGGAAATGTTTTTGTTTCGATTCACTGTAATGGAGTAGATGGAAATGCAGCGTATGGAACCGAAACCTACGTCATGGGTTTGAGTAAGAACAAATCCAACTTAGATGTGGCTAAAAAGGAGAACTCCGTAATTATGATGGAGGATGATTATAAAACTAAATATGCTGGTTTCGATCCCAAAGCACCTGAATCAATTATTGGCTTGATGTTAATGCAAGAGGATTACGTCCACCAAAGTATCGATTTAGCAAGTCGTGTACAAGATGGATTTACCTATGAGTTAAAACGAAAAAACAGGGGAGTAAAGCAAGGACCTTTTTGGGTGTTACACGGAGCTTTCATGCCTAGTATATTGATTGAATTAGGTTTTGTATCCAACAAAGATGAGGGCGCTTATTTATCTTCTAAAAAAGGACAAAGAGAGTTAGCAGAATCTATCGCTAAAGGAATTATAGCGTACAAAAATGCCTATTATGGAGGAGATGCAACAGTGAGCATTAATCCAGCGGATGAAGCACCTGCAAGAACTTCAACTACAACCAAAACGGAGAAGAGCAAAGAAAATACAGAGCGAACCGCTGAGAAAACAACTGTAAAAGGCGTGGTTTTCAAAGTGCAAATTGCCGCAAGTTCTCGTGTTTTAGAGTTGAAAGCAAAAAATTTCAACGGATTGAGTAATGTGACAATGGAAAAAGCAGGAAAAGTTAATAAGTATTTTTACGGCCAAACATCCGATTACAATGAAGCGAAAAAACGATTAGAAGAAGCTAAGGTCAAAGGACATAGCTCCTCGTTTATTGTAGCATACAAAGACGGAAAGAGTATTTCCGTAGAAGAGGCTTTGAAATAA
- the gap gene encoding type I glyceraldehyde-3-phosphate dehydrogenase, with translation MKTRVGINGFGRIGRLMLREAVKRNDIEIVAVNDLMAVDQLAYLIKYDSVHGRFDGTVEVVDGHLMVNGKEIRVTAERDPLLLKWGELKVDVVADCTGVFKDLAGAQKHIDAGAKKVLISSPSPDAPMFVMGVNEKQLTAADTIVSNASCTTNCLAPLAKVLNDSFGIVEGLMTTIHAATATQYTVDGPSKKDFRGGRSAMVNIIPASTGAAKAVGKVIPELKGKITGMSMRVPTADVSVVDLTVKLAKSTTYEEVMAVLKRASEKELKGIMAFVEDDVVSQDFVSDPHTCIIDSKAGIALNETFYKFVAWYDNEYGYAAKMVDMAVLLTAVK, from the coding sequence ATGAAAACAAGAGTAGGGATTAATGGGTTTGGACGTATTGGACGTCTAATGCTAAGAGAGGCAGTAAAGAGAAATGATATTGAGATTGTTGCGGTTAATGATTTAATGGCCGTAGATCAATTGGCATACTTAATTAAATATGATTCTGTACATGGTCGTTTTGATGGTACGGTAGAGGTTGTTGATGGACATTTAATGGTCAACGGAAAGGAAATTCGAGTAACTGCAGAACGCGATCCCTTGTTGTTGAAATGGGGAGAACTAAAGGTGGATGTTGTTGCTGATTGTACGGGGGTATTTAAAGATTTAGCGGGAGCACAAAAACACATTGATGCAGGGGCTAAAAAAGTATTGATTTCTTCTCCATCTCCAGATGCTCCGATGTTTGTGATGGGGGTGAACGAAAAGCAATTAACAGCAGCGGATACGATTGTTTCTAATGCTTCTTGTACAACGAACTGTTTAGCGCCTTTAGCTAAAGTTTTAAACGATTCGTTTGGCATCGTAGAAGGATTAATGACAACGATTCACGCCGCTACAGCAACGCAATACACCGTTGATGGACCTTCTAAAAAGGATTTTAGAGGAGGACGTTCAGCTATGGTAAATATCATTCCTGCTTCTACGGGAGCTGCAAAGGCAGTGGGAAAAGTAATTCCAGAGTTGAAAGGAAAAATTACGGGAATGTCGATGCGTGTACCGACAGCGGATGTTTCTGTCGTTGATTTAACAGTAAAGTTAGCTAAATCTACCACATATGAAGAGGTGATGGCCGTGTTGAAACGCGCTAGCGAAAAGGAATTAAAAGGAATCATGGCTTTTGTTGAAGATGATGTGGTTTCACAAGATTTTGTTTCCGATCCACATACGTGTATTATTGATTCAAAAGCGGGTATTGCTTTGAATGAAACTTTTTATAAATTCGTTGCTTGGTACGATAATGAATATGGTTATGCTGCTAAGATGGTAGATATGGCTGTATTGTTAACTGCAGTAAAGTAA
- the pfkA gene encoding 6-phosphofructokinase yields MSNLIRKIGVLTSGGDAPGMNAAIRAIVRTCSYHDVMCVGIFRGFQGLVEGDFEVLGPRDVNYIINKGGTILKTARSAAFRTEEGRKAAYENLKNAQIDALIVIGGDGSFTGAMLLSKEFDIPVMGIPGTIDNDINGTSHTIGFDTALNTVVDAVDKIRDTASSHKRLFFVEVMGRDAGHIALNAGIGAGAEEIIIPEENLGLERLLESLKKSKLSGKSSSIVIVAEGEKLGKNVFELGEYVEEHLPEYEVRVSVLGHMQRGGAPSCFDRVLASRLSVKAVETLLEGGKNFMVGLLNDQVALTPLENIVKGHTAVDAELLRVSDIITI; encoded by the coding sequence ATGAGTAACCTTATAAGAAAGATAGGGGTTTTAACTTCTGGGGGTGATGCTCCTGGAATGAATGCAGCAATTAGAGCTATTGTTCGTACGTGTTCGTATCATGATGTGATGTGTGTGGGGATTTTCAGAGGATTTCAAGGATTGGTAGAAGGCGATTTTGAAGTATTAGGTCCTCGAGATGTAAATTACATCATCAACAAAGGAGGAACAATTTTAAAAACAGCGCGTAGTGCAGCCTTTAGAACGGAAGAAGGGAGAAAAGCAGCTTATGAGAATCTGAAAAATGCACAAATTGATGCGTTGATTGTCATTGGTGGAGATGGTAGTTTTACGGGAGCTATGCTATTGAGTAAAGAGTTTGATATTCCAGTGATGGGGATTCCCGGCACGATTGATAATGATATAAATGGTACGAGTCATACGATTGGATTTGATACGGCTTTAAACACGGTAGTCGATGCGGTTGATAAAATCAGAGATACTGCAAGTTCACATAAGCGATTGTTCTTTGTAGAGGTAATGGGGCGTGATGCGGGGCATATTGCTTTGAATGCTGGTATCGGAGCAGGAGCAGAAGAAATTATCATTCCCGAGGAAAACCTTGGATTAGAACGCTTATTGGAGTCGTTGAAGAAAAGTAAATTATCGGGTAAATCTTCCAGTATTGTAATTGTTGCAGAAGGGGAAAAATTAGGTAAAAATGTATTTGAACTGGGCGAATATGTAGAAGAACATCTACCAGAATACGAAGTGCGTGTATCTGTTTTAGGACATATGCAAAGAGGAGGAGCTCCTTCTTGTTTTGACCGTGTTTTGGCGAGTCGTCTTAGTGTGAAAGCAGTGGAAACCCTACTAGAAGGCGGTAAAAACTTTATGGTTGGTTTACTAAACGATCAAGTGGCTTTAACCCCATTAGAAAACATTGTAAAAGGCCATACGGCTGTCGATGCGGAATTATTGCGCGTATCAGATATCATCACCATTTAA
- a CDS encoding MlaD family protein, whose translation MKISREIKTAVLVLGAIALFIWGYSFLDGRNLFDNSTKYYVEYDNVEGLTTSSNVTVNGLVVGKVSRITINAQTGKLVVELMMTHPIDIAKSSVATIYSPGLLGGKGISIDPQFGNTDYAESGHYLKGEVQFDITEKLVGELEPLKTKLDEVLANANAMLIAINGVLDEQMQADLKSSVTELKGTLAGTNRLVNGMEPQLKGTMTNLNVMSKNFVGLSQELSELDINGTFANLQSASANIDKLVADIENGNGSVGKLLKDDELYKNLTGASKELEQLMRDLKENPKRYVHFSLFGKKATPYQQEKEEKKGE comes from the coding sequence TTGAAAATATCTAGAGAAATTAAAACAGCTGTTTTAGTATTAGGAGCAATTGCTTTATTTATTTGGGGATATTCTTTTTTAGATGGAAGAAATCTTTTTGATAACAGTACTAAATATTATGTTGAATACGATAATGTCGAAGGACTTACAACATCTTCTAATGTGACAGTTAACGGTTTAGTAGTAGGAAAGGTATCTCGCATTACCATTAATGCTCAAACGGGTAAATTGGTGGTTGAGTTAATGATGACCCATCCTATTGATATAGCAAAATCAAGTGTAGCAACCATTTATTCTCCAGGATTATTAGGAGGAAAGGGGATTTCAATTGATCCACAATTTGGAAATACAGATTATGCTGAATCAGGACACTATTTAAAAGGAGAAGTACAATTCGATATTACTGAAAAATTAGTAGGAGAATTAGAACCTTTAAAAACAAAACTTGACGAAGTATTAGCCAATGCCAATGCCATGTTAATAGCTATTAATGGCGTATTGGATGAGCAAATGCAAGCAGATTTGAAATCAAGCGTTACAGAGTTAAAAGGAACATTAGCGGGCACTAATAGATTGGTAAACGGAATGGAACCTCAATTAAAAGGGACGATGACAAACTTAAACGTCATGAGTAAAAACTTTGTTGGGCTTTCTCAAGAATTAAGCGAATTGGATATTAACGGAACATTTGCTAACTTACAAAGTGCTTCTGCTAATATCGATAAATTAGTAGCAGATATCGAGAATGGAAACGGTTCGGTTGGAAAGTTATTAAAAGATGATGAACTCTATAAAAACCTAACAGGAGCTTCGAAAGAATTAGAGCAATTAATGCGCGATCTGAAAGAAAATCCGAAGCGTTATGTTCATTTCTCTTTATTTGGTAAAAAGGCGACACCTTACCAACAAGAAAAAGAAGAAAAGAAAGGGGAATAG
- a CDS encoding methylglyoxal synthase has product MEIAIIAHDGKKEEMLAFIKKNRDILSREGVELIATGTTGGIAQKEGFEVKRMLSGPLGGDAQIAARVAEGKTQMVLFFKDPLGKHAHEPDINMLLRVCDVHNVPLATNEASAQLLLKAVE; this is encoded by the coding sequence ATGGAAATAGCTATAATTGCCCATGATGGTAAAAAAGAGGAGATGCTTGCGTTTATTAAAAAAAACAGAGACATTTTATCTAGAGAAGGAGTGGAGTTAATTGCCACAGGTACAACGGGAGGAATTGCTCAAAAAGAGGGTTTTGAAGTCAAGCGTATGCTTTCTGGACCACTTGGAGGAGATGCGCAAATTGCTGCTCGAGTAGCGGAAGGAAAAACACAGATGGTTTTGTTCTTTAAAGATCCGCTGGGCAAGCATGCGCATGAACCAGATATCAATATGCTACTTCGCGTTTGTGATGTGCACAACGTTCCTTTAGCAACCAATGAAGCTAGTGCTCAGTTGTTGTTGAAGGCGGTGGAGTAG
- a CDS encoding (Fe-S)-binding protein, with amino-acid sequence MQYLGQALFLVLLIAGFGFFIRNVKKLIRNIKLGRDIDRTDRPKDRWRNMIRVALGQSKMVKRPIPAILHIFVYVGFVIINIEMLEIIVDGLFGTHRAFSFLGAAYDVLIASFEVLAFLVIFGVAVFWIRRNILKLKRLNQPELEGWAKRDANNIIYIETILMVFFLVMNAADYYLQLNNYSHYTTAGSFPISGLISPIFNGMDFATVALIERICWWSHIVGVMFFMNYLYYSKHLHIFLAFPNTYYANLDPQGQFDNLESVKNEVALMMDPNADPFAAPAEPVGEPEKFGAQDVMDLNWVQLMNAYSCTECGRCTSSCPQNTTGKKLSPRKIMMSTRDRLEDVSKILDANNGKFVDDGKTLLNDYITPEELWACNTCNACVEECPIDISPLSIIMDMRRFLVMEQSAAPIELNNMMQNIENNGAPWQYNQMDRLNWKDEN; translated from the coding sequence ATGCAGTATTTAGGCCAAGCATTATTTTTAGTATTACTTATCGCTGGATTTGGCTTCTTTATTCGAAATGTAAAGAAATTAATTCGCAACATTAAGTTAGGTCGAGACATTGACCGCACCGATAGACCTAAAGACAGATGGCGCAACATGATTCGCGTTGCTCTTGGGCAATCGAAAATGGTAAAACGCCCTATTCCTGCTATCTTGCACATCTTTGTGTATGTGGGATTCGTAATCATCAACATTGAAATGTTGGAAATTATTGTTGATGGTTTATTTGGTACACACCGTGCGTTTAGTTTTCTAGGAGCAGCTTACGATGTGTTGATTGCTAGCTTTGAAGTATTGGCATTCCTCGTTATCTTTGGAGTTGCCGTTTTTTGGATTAGAAGAAATATTCTGAAATTAAAACGTTTAAATCAACCTGAACTTGAAGGTTGGGCAAAACGCGACGCAAATAACATTATCTACATCGAAACTATCTTGATGGTTTTCTTTTTAGTAATGAATGCTGCAGATTACTATTTGCAATTAAATAATTATTCGCATTATACTACCGCTGGGTCTTTTCCTATATCAGGCTTAATAAGCCCAATATTTAATGGAATGGACTTTGCCACAGTTGCTTTAATTGAGCGTATTTGTTGGTGGTCACATATTGTGGGAGTTATGTTCTTTATGAACTACTTGTATTATTCAAAACACTTGCACATTTTCTTAGCTTTCCCTAATACGTATTATGCGAATTTAGATCCACAAGGTCAATTCGACAACTTAGAGTCAGTAAAGAATGAAGTAGCTTTGATGATGGATCCCAATGCTGATCCTTTCGCTGCACCTGCTGAACCCGTAGGAGAACCAGAGAAATTTGGAGCACAAGATGTAATGGACCTGAATTGGGTTCAATTGATGAATGCTTATTCTTGTACAGAATGTGGTCGATGCACCTCATCTTGTCCACAAAATACAACAGGTAAAAAACTATCTCCTCGTAAGATTATGATGTCAACACGTGATCGCCTAGAAGATGTAAGTAAAATATTAGATGCAAACAACGGAAAGTTTGTAGATGACGGAAAAACATTGTTAAACGACTACATTACCCCAGAAGAATTATGGGCGTGTAATACGTGTAATGCATGTGTGGAAGAATGTCCAATCGATATTAGTCCTTTGTCAATCATTATGGATATGAGACGTTTCTTAGTGATGGAACAAAGTGCTGCACCAATTGAATTAAACAATATGATGCAGAATATTGAAAACAATGGAGCGCCATGGCAATACAACCAAATGGATCGCTTAAACTGGAAGGACGAAAACTAA
- a CDS encoding (Fe-S)-binding protein, producing MSENLVVPTMAEMMARGEQPDVLFWVGCSGSFDDRAKKITKAFVKLLNKAKVSFAVLGTEEGCTGDPAKRAGNEFAFQMQAMMNIQVLDGYEVKKIVTACPHCFNTLKNEYPGLGGKYEVVHHTQFLKSLLDEGKLTIEGGSFKGKRITFHDPCYLGRANSVFEAPRQLIEKLDAELVEMKRSKLNGLCCGAGGAQLFKEPEHGSKEVHVERTEEAINTKAEIIAAGCPFCNTMLTDGVKFKEKEGEVKVLDVAELIANAEDL from the coding sequence ATGTCAGAAAATTTAGTAGTGCCTACAATGGCCGAAATGATGGCAAGAGGAGAACAACCGGATGTTTTATTTTGGGTAGGTTGTTCAGGTAGTTTTGACGATAGAGCAAAAAAGATAACAAAAGCATTTGTAAAACTGTTGAATAAAGCTAAGGTATCCTTCGCTGTATTAGGTACAGAAGAAGGATGTACAGGAGATCCTGCTAAACGCGCAGGAAATGAGTTCGCTTTTCAAATGCAAGCCATGATGAATATTCAAGTATTGGATGGCTATGAAGTAAAGAAAATAGTAACGGCTTGCCCACACTGTTTTAATACGTTAAAGAATGAGTATCCTGGTTTAGGAGGGAAATACGAAGTGGTACACCATACGCAATTCTTGAAATCATTGTTAGACGAAGGAAAATTAACGATTGAAGGTGGAAGCTTTAAAGGAAAACGCATTACTTTTCACGACCCATGTTATTTAGGACGTGCAAACAGTGTTTTTGAAGCACCTCGTCAGTTAATTGAGAAATTAGATGCAGAATTGGTAGAAATGAAGCGTTCTAAATTGAACGGTTTATGTTGTGGAGCTGGTGGAGCGCAATTGTTCAAAGAACCAGAGCACGGAAGCAAAGAAGTACACGTTGAACGAACGGAAGAAGCGATTAATACGAAAGCAGAAATTATTGCTGCCGGTTGTCCTTTCTGTAATACGATGCTTACCGATGGTGTGAAGTTTAAAGAAAAAGAAGGCGAAGTCAAAGTGCTTGACGTTGCTGAGTTAATTGCAAATGCGGAAGATTTATAA
- a CDS encoding putative LPS assembly protein LptD, with protein MRTNIFNIVIVLFVLGIFSFPRVKAQEFNKTTTSLKVNNKDSKLLPGLDTDTIVPIQDSLPSSKSPKDSIKPPAKGYLEDIVYRKAKDYNKLDQKKKQITLFNEAEIKYQDFELTAGIIVFNYEQNQIYAGRIKDSLGNLSQAPVFKQGGQVVEPDSIVYNTKSQRALVWQSRTSQGEFNIKSGMTKKENDSVYFMEDVIFTTAKDLDDPEYYFKTKKVKLVPNKKVVVGPTNMVIADVPTPLGLPFAFFPMSDKAESGFIIPSVGETNQQGYYLQNGGYYFAISDKVDLTMQGDYYTNGSWALRSNSNYAKRYKYNGRVLVRYENNVFSERGLPDYQKNTIYNIQWNHAQDAKSNPGSRFSASVNMGSGQYFRQSNNSYNVGASLNNTMNSSISYSKTFESTPQVNMSLSATHSQSTNTGRVNMSLPTLQASVDRMFPFAPKNGSKKGLIKNLNLSYNLRGENRVDIHEDNFFKQQMFDSLNSGFQHSIPITTNFKLFKYFSVSAGGTYNETWVFNTVKKEYNPETNRVQDLRVNGFDRFNTYNLTTSIGTTIYGTFNFNKDSKIQAIRHVMRPSAGYSYTPSFEKYYDTYNIDATGLTMQEYTRFQGGLFGAPGKTNSNMLNMSLSNTFEAKIRDEEEKDGFRKLMLLNSLNLSTSYNMSADSLKWSPMRVSTGTALFQNKMQINIGATLDPYALNNNNQRIDMFNINNGGSLFRLTSANVTVNWSLNSNDPLFGNREKPNQNSIDNGGRGDDLFGQAGNLGDNRQSMFDNNKEDRPFEGFYNAKIPWDLTFAYSLTYNNSARQNEISNNSVMMSGNIELTPRWKVGFSSGYDFVQKGVTFTQFRFERDLLSWRMDFTWVPIGAYTSWGFFIGIKSSMLSDIKWEKRKAPDKRYF; from the coding sequence TTGCGTACTAATATTTTCAATATCGTCATAGTTTTGTTTGTTTTAGGAATATTTTCATTCCCTAGAGTTAAAGCTCAAGAGTTCAACAAAACAACTACTTCACTGAAAGTCAATAATAAAGACTCTAAACTACTACCTGGTTTAGACACAGATACTATTGTCCCAATCCAAGATTCTTTACCGTCAAGTAAGAGTCCAAAAGACAGTATTAAACCTCCCGCCAAGGGCTACTTAGAAGATATCGTCTATCGCAAAGCTAAAGACTATAATAAGCTAGATCAAAAGAAAAAACAAATCACTTTATTCAACGAAGCGGAAATAAAATACCAAGATTTTGAATTAACTGCTGGAATTATTGTATTCAATTACGAGCAGAATCAAATTTACGCGGGTCGAATCAAAGATAGTTTAGGTAATTTGAGTCAAGCTCCTGTTTTCAAACAAGGAGGACAAGTAGTTGAGCCAGACTCTATTGTGTACAACACAAAATCGCAGCGAGCTTTAGTGTGGCAATCGAGAACCTCTCAAGGGGAGTTCAACATCAAATCTGGGATGACGAAAAAAGAAAATGACTCGGTGTATTTCATGGAGGATGTAATTTTTACCACGGCCAAAGATTTAGATGACCCCGAATATTACTTTAAAACGAAGAAAGTAAAATTAGTTCCGAATAAAAAAGTTGTTGTGGGCCCTACTAATATGGTTATTGCAGATGTTCCAACTCCACTAGGATTGCCATTTGCTTTTTTTCCAATGTCCGACAAGGCTGAATCTGGTTTTATTATCCCTAGTGTGGGAGAAACCAACCAACAAGGATACTATCTACAAAACGGAGGATACTACTTTGCCATCAGTGACAAAGTAGATTTAACGATGCAAGGGGATTATTACACCAATGGAAGTTGGGCCTTGCGATCGAATAGTAATTATGCCAAACGCTATAAATACAACGGACGCGTATTAGTCCGCTATGAAAACAACGTATTTAGTGAGCGTGGGCTTCCTGATTATCAGAAAAATACAATTTACAATATTCAGTGGAATCACGCACAAGATGCTAAATCAAATCCAGGCTCTCGTTTTTCTGCTTCGGTAAACATGGGTAGTGGTCAATACTTTAGACAATCCAACAACTCGTATAACGTAGGTGCATCGCTAAACAATACGATGAACTCTTCCATTAGTTATTCAAAAACCTTTGAGAGCACACCACAAGTGAACATGTCCTTATCGGCTACACACTCACAATCCACCAATACAGGTCGAGTGAATATGTCATTGCCTACACTTCAAGCAAGTGTAGATCGCATGTTTCCATTTGCACCGAAAAATGGATCAAAAAAAGGATTGATTAAGAACTTAAATCTATCGTATAATTTAAGGGGTGAAAACCGCGTTGATATTCACGAAGACAACTTTTTCAAACAACAGATGTTTGACAGTTTAAATTCTGGTTTTCAACATTCAATACCGATTACCACGAATTTTAAACTTTTTAAATACTTTTCTGTATCAGCAGGAGGTACATACAATGAAACTTGGGTTTTCAACACTGTCAAAAAAGAATATAATCCGGAAACAAACCGCGTGCAAGACCTACGCGTAAATGGATTTGATCGTTTTAATACCTACAACTTAACCACCAGTATTGGTACAACCATTTACGGAACGTTTAACTTCAATAAGGATAGTAAAATTCAAGCGATTCGCCATGTTATGCGTCCAAGTGCAGGATATTCCTACACCCCTAGTTTTGAGAAATACTACGATACTTACAACATAGATGCAACTGGATTAACCATGCAGGAATATACGCGTTTCCAGGGTGGATTATTCGGCGCACCAGGCAAGACCAACTCCAATATGCTTAATATGTCATTAAGCAACACCTTTGAAGCCAAGATACGCGATGAGGAAGAAAAGGATGGATTCAGAAAACTCATGCTATTAAATAGCTTAAACCTTTCGACTAGTTACAATATGTCTGCCGATTCCCTGAAGTGGTCCCCTATGCGTGTTTCTACAGGGACAGCACTTTTCCAAAACAAAATGCAAATTAACATAGGAGCAACATTAGATCCTTATGCCTTAAATAACAACAATCAACGTATTGATATGTTCAATATCAACAACGGAGGTAGTTTATTCCGCTTAACCAGTGCAAACGTAACTGTTAACTGGTCCCTAAACAGCAATGACCCTTTATTCGGCAATAGAGAAAAACCAAATCAAAACTCCATTGACAATGGTGGACGTGGAGATGATTTGTTTGGACAAGCTGGTAATTTAGGTGATAATCGTCAAAGTATGTTTGACAACAACAAGGAAGATCGCCCATTTGAAGGATTTTACAACGCTAAGATTCCGTGGGACTTAACCTTTGCTTATTCCCTAACCTACAACAATTCTGCCCGTCAAAATGAGATTTCAAACAACTCAGTAATGATGTCAGGAAATATAGAACTTACTCCACGTTGGAAAGTTGGTTTTTCTTCGGGATATGACTTCGTCCAAAAAGGAGTTACCTTTACTCAATTCCGATTTGAACGCGACTTATTGAGCTGGCGTATGGACTTTACCTGGGTTCCTATTGGTGCCTACACTAGTTGGGGCTTCTTTATCGGAATCAAATCATCCATGTTGAGCGACATCAAGTGGGAAAAGAGAAAAGCACCAGATAAACGCTATTTTTAA